Proteins from a single region of Antechinus flavipes isolate AdamAnt ecotype Samford, QLD, Australia chromosome 2, AdamAnt_v2, whole genome shotgun sequence:
- the LOC127547564 gene encoding zinc finger protein 665-like yields MKKKIKVMKNMASECLTALSHKLLTLQDVVVDFTQEEWSLLDPAEKDLFWDVMLENYENFVSLASFQKFPYEQGLPDSKRLLISQLERGEAPWLPVGEVLKGIYLDFLPEHNTFGLKYNLGSILTTQQKIPEKNCVHEHDNLGKSFNLFSEQNRVSLREKLSHHNKYKKPFIYHSKCMCYPRTYLQGKFSKDAEVGKDLSINSQVPEPQSIGSSEEKIFECNEHEKAGHSKQYLTAHQTTHVGEKPHKCKECEKVFSSWINLFLHKKIHSGEKAHLGNEGGKAFKQKRHLRAHKMIYARQKHYECNVCLKVFSNKHYLDQHKKIHTNSTLYKCNHCGKAFCQESHFIKHKLIHTKERPFECNDCGKAFSNKHYLSKHQKIHIGVKPFKCNECGKAFSSNSYLIQHKKIHTGVKPFKCNQCGKGFMSNSYLIQHQRIHAGGKPYKCYECGKAFSSNSYLIQHQRIHTGEKLYKCNECGKTFISNKQLSQHKRIHTGEKPYSCNECGKTFRQMGHVETHKKIHTGEKPFECNECGKAFISNQQLSRHQRIHIGGKPYKCNECGKAFSSNSYLTLHQRIHPGGKPYKCDECGKVFISNNNLIQHQKIHPGENPYKCNECEKFFSSNSYLIQHKRIHTGEKPYKCNECGKAFICNSYLIQHQRIHSGGKAYTCNECGKAFSSHQKLTLHQRIHTGEKPYKCNTCGKAFNSNSYLIEHQRIHTGEKPYKCKECGKAFRQSSSLMQHQKIHTGEKPYNCNECGKAFRQSSSLMQHQVIHTGEKPYKCNECGKAFNNNQNLSRHQRTHTGEKPYKCNKCGKAFSSNSYLTQHQRIHTGEKPYKCNACWKAFSSNQKLSRHQRVHTGEKPYKCNECGKAFCSNSRFQTHKTIHSGERPV; encoded by the exons GCAAGATGTGGTTGTTGATTTCACCCAAGAGGAATGGAGCTTGTTGGATCCTGCTGAGAAGGACCTTTTCTGGGATGTGATGCTTGAAAATTATGAGAACTTTGTCTCCCTTG CATCTTTCCAAAAGTTTCCTTATGAACAAGGACTTCCAGACTCCAAACGACTTCTGATTTCTCAGTTGGAAAGAGGAGAAGCTCCTTGGTTGCCAGTGGGAGAAGTGTTAAAAGGCATTTATTTGG ATTTTCTTCCTGAACACAATACATTTGGATTGAAATACAATCTGGGGTCAATCCTTACTACACAACAGAAAATTCCTGAAAAAAATTGTGTCCATGAACATGACAATCTTGGAAAAAGTTTCAATTTGTTTTCAGAACAAAATAGAGTCTCCTTAAGAGAAAAACTATCTcatcataataaatataaaaagcccTTCATTTACCACTCAAAATGTATGTGTTACCCTAGGACATATCTTCAAGGAAAGTTCTCTAAAGATGCTGAAGTTGGCAAAGACTTAAGCATCAATTCACAGGTTCCTGAACCTCAAAGTATAGGTAGTAGTGAAGAGAAAATTTTTGAATGTAATGAACATGAAAAAGCTGGCCACAGTAAACAATACCTAACTGCACATCAAACAACCCATGTTGGAGAGAAGCCCCATAAATGCAAAGAATGTGAAAAAGTCTTTAGCTCCTGGATAAATCTTTTTTTACATAAGAAAATTCATAGTGGAGAGAAAGCTCACTTAGGTAATGAAGGTGGCAAAGCCTTTAAGCAGAAACGACACCTTAGAGCCCATAAGATGATTTATGCAAGACAGAAGCATTATGAATGCAATGTGTGTTTGAAAGTCTTCAGTAATAAACACTACTTAGACCAACATAAAAAAATCCATACTAACAGTACACTCTATAAATGTAATCATTGTGGGAAAGCTTTCTGCCAGGAATCACACTTTATTAAACATAAGTTAATTCATACTAAAGAAAGACCATTTGAATGTAATGattgtggaaaagctttcagcAATAAACACTATCTAAGCAAACATCAAAAAATTCATATTGGAGTCAAACCTttcaaatgtaatgaatgtggaaaggcatTCAGCAGTAATAGCTACCTAATTCAACATaaaaaaattcatactggagTGAAACCCTtcaaatgtaatcaatgtgggaaAGGTTTTATGAGTAATAGCTACCTAATTCAACATCAAAGAATCCATGCTGGAGGGAAGCCCTATAAATGttatgaatgtgggaaagccttcagcaGTAATAGCTATCTAATacagcatcagagaattcatacaggTGAGAAACTGTATAAATGTAATGAGTGTGGAAAAACTTTCATCAGTAATAAACAATTATCTCAACACaaaagaatccatactggagagaagccgtATAgctgtaatgaatgtggaaaaaccTTCAGGCAGATGGGACATGTTGAAACACATAAAAAGATTCATACAGGTGAGAAgccttttgaatgtaatgaatgtgggaaagccttcatcAGTAATCAACAGCTATCTCGACATCAAAGAATTCACATTGGGGGGAAACCCTAtaagtgtaatgaatgtggaaaagcattCAGTAGTAATAGCTACTTAACTCTACATCAAAGAATCCATCCTGGAGGGAAGCCTtataaatgtgatgaatgtgGCAAAGTTTTCATTAGTAATAATAATCTAATTCAGCATCAAAAAATCCATCCTGGAGAAAatccttataaatgtaatgaatgtgagaAATTCTTCAGCAGTAATAGCTACCTAATTCAacataaaagaattcatactggagagaaaccctataaatgtaatgaatgtgggaaagctttcatCTGTAATAGCTACCTAATTCAACATCAAAGAATCCATAGTGGAGGGAAGGCCTAtacatgtaatgaatgtggaaaagcctttagTAGTCATCAAAAGCTTACTCTTCATCAAAGAATCcatactggggagaaaccttataaatgtaatacaTGTGGCAAAGCCTTCAACAGTAATAGCTATCTCATTGAACATcaaagaatccatactggagagaaaccctataaatgtaaggaatgtgggaaagctttcagaCAAAGTTCATCACTTATGCAgcatcagaaaattcatactggagagaaaccctataattgtaatgaatgtgggaaggccttcaggCAAAGTTCATCACTTATGCAACATCAGGTAATtcatactggggagaaaccttataaatgtaatgagtgTGGGAAAGCATTCAACAATAATCAAAATTTATCACGACACCAAAGaactcatactggagagaagccctataaatgtaataaatgtgggaaagcctttagcAGTAATAGCTACCTAACTCAGCATCAAAGAATCCATACTGGGGAAAAGCCCTATAAATGTAATGCATGTTGGAAAGCCTTTAGCAGTAATCAAAAACTCTCAAGACATCAAAGAGTTCACACGGGAgaaaaaccctataaatgtaacgaatgtgggaaagctttctgttccaattCTAGATTTCAAACGCATAAGACAATTCATTCTGGAGAGAGACCTGTTTAA